The sequence CTCTTTAAGCTGGATCAACGAAAGCTGTTCCTCGACAGAGCAATCGACATGGCAGGAGGTCCTGCAAGAGGCAGGGATAAGGATCATACCAAGACAACGCTGTTCGGTAGGCGAAGGAGACGACGATCTTCTTACGCTGCGATACTCCACGGCGTCTTGGAGAAGTATGTTCCCTTGTTTGTCAATGCAGTGGAAACTGCCAAGGAAGAATCTCCCGTCTTCGATTCCAACGAGCATCTGGCGGAACAAGAGCCTCCTCACTCGTGCTATCGGATCTAAACCCGAACCTTCAGAGGTTGATGCAGCAACAGTGGTGGTGCTtctctctgcttcttcttgTTCCATTTCCCACAACAGGTTCTTTggttttttgtatatatactttaaacacAAGAAAGAACAGTTAAAGCTCTAAACTTTGAATCTTACGAATGCAAATAACCAAACTTTTGAGAGCTAATCATGATCACCACACGGCCATACCACTTCATAAACACTTACAGAGTCCATCAACTAACACGAATCAAGACCAGAAGATACCTAAAAGATGATGGGCTTCAGATACGAGGACTCGGGGGATTTAATAATCTACGGCGTCGATCCGCAGCTGAGACGATTGTCGGAAAAAAGACGAAACGGAGATTGTCACGTCTCGTCTGTAGGGGCAGGGGAAAGGGATGTTGGGCCTTAAGTCCATTATCATTGTAAAACTTTTATCCGTATTTTAAAGGCCAATTgctttttagtatattttttttcaacagCTGTGGATTCACTGCGGCTGAAATAGCTACAAATATTTGAGGACAAAACACTGATTATTTTAGTTcatgatataaataattacgaaacaccataactatttttttactaataaaaagataaattattagtttttacTCTAGTAACATGGTGGCGGGCCTGGCAGTGATCATTATTAATTGTTACCCTTGTAAGGTGCAAGTTGTAACATGGTGGCAGTTGATTTTGTTTCCTATTATAGTACTAACAGAAATTCGGGTTAGCAAAATAAAAACAGCCAccatgttttattttgaattgaCTGAACTCGATTTTGCATTGTAAACCCTCTTTCTTCACATTCCTTTCAATTATCTTTCCATTATCAGTCTCGGGTTCTCTTATACCAAAATTTTTATCAGGTACTTAGCTTCTCATGTCCTATATTCCCACCCATTTAAACAAATGGCCATCCTAAAAAGTGATAATCAGTTGTGTAGCATCACTGCATCGAAAAATTACACCGAGTGGAAGGTAGTAGCTTACCTCTCAGAAAACACCACAACGAAAGTAAAGACATTTATGATTATGGTGTGGTGGTGATATGTAAATGTTAGCACCACTTCCACGTACAAATTTGGTCTGAATTTCCTTTTCCCATTGAAGAACAAATTGTTTAGaggaaatttcaaattttaacaCAAACGATAGTTGGAgacaaacactacaaaaaaaagatggtTTAGCATcagttatttttaatatttgcatTAGTTATAAATGATACAATATAATTTTGCATCACTTATTTAAAtgactctgaaagtggtgatgcaaataattaacatcattttattgaaaattgatGCAAAAATGCCAAATATTTACATCAGTTGTGATAAGTGATATTAATATGTATCAATTCAAAGAAATGATATTAAGATTTACATCAGTTTTGTAAATGATGTTAGTTTcatatcaattaaaataaatgattttaatattatttactaatacattaatataatttttcgaaactaatataaattttaattttaataattatttaattttaaaccatcgatttaattttattaatttatacaattggggttattaattaaataagctcagaaaatattttactataaataaattttgaactTTTTCCATTGACATATAATCTGAAGAAcaaggagaaaaaaaacaaaaaacagaacatgaattcagaaaacaaaaagaattgttgaacaaataaaaatatttttcttctttgcaTTCATCTTGAATCTTTATTGTTGTTGTATAACTGAATCGATTCAGTATGTTACGAGAATCATCAAAGCATTTCCCATCCTTTAGCCGCATTTTCCAGAAATTTATACTCCATAAGATTAGCAGAAGACTCTGCATTTATCATTGaactaatataaaaaatctttagaacaataaacaaaagaaaatgaaatataatatacaaaaagGATTCAGAAGAAAGACAAAAGAAACGTATTACCTACCCAGAAACTTTCAACAGGTTAGTATGGCTAGTTTGCTTTCAAATCCTGCATAAGAAGAAATACAATCATCATCTTTTGACTTTTCTGATAAATCAAATAGTCTAGAACAACAAAATCGTAAActgataaaatgttttaaaattgaGAGAAAGAGGAACGGATGAATGAGACTATGAGAGAATCTTGACAGCAGAAGAATActtactttttttgtttaagatgAAACAGTTATAGAAGATCATGGATCGatcaattaatttttaaaaaaccacAGAAAGTAATCAAAGCTAAAAATTAGTAACTGCTTCACGTAAagttaactaattttttaataagttttatacTAGCATCAATTTATTATTGATACAagatttgtatcattttagTAAACAATGTTAACCAAAAACAGCTAATGTATCAGTTAActaattgatataaatttatataatagtgTCATTTTTGTTAAAGTGATACAAACTGATAGAAATTATATCGTTTAATTAAACTGatgttaatttaattaataataacatcAATTACTATAACTGATTTTAAACTATGTATATTTGTATCATtcataaataagtaatttaaaataatatcacTTATTCTTGTGATACAATTTAAGTGATGTATTCCactcttttttttgtagtgaaaaAATCACCTGTTCTAAATAGGTGAGAAATTAAAGGAGCATTCCCAGTCGAAAAAAACAATCATCTAGTACCGTAGGGAACATCACGCGGgtattatataaacaaacagTTTGGCTTTTTAGGACGTAAGTTAGTCTCAATTGGGCTAAGTTCTAATTTTCCTGTCTATATATCAATTTCACGTCAAGAAAAGCAGTTTAAAGATAATTAAATTACATACGACTAGTTTCTAGAAGACTAGAACTagtgtttttggttttcttttggtttggaacTGCTTGTGATCCattcggaaaaaaaaaacgttcgATATAACTCTCAGAAGGAtcattttgttgttttctttctaTCATTTTTCATTTGTAAATATGGACCATCGACTTTAAACGATATTTTTGTCTCAATCTTTTAATCATTATAAATGTGACAAAAACTTATCATAATAAATGATATGGGACCATTTGACTCTCTTCATACAGAGATGCAGAGAAGAGTAATTAATTCGAAAAGTGTGCGTTAAAGATGATGAACAGAGACGATATCGAACATTGGAACTCGAAACACCAAGATATACCTAATACTCACGAACGAAGCAAAATCGAGTACACAATATCTTGCAGTAAACAAGTGTTGATTCGAAGATTATAGAATTATTTTCGAATTCAAAAATGAAAGGATTTTGCCATTTatcataaaaaatttaaatgtaattaaagaaaattgtataaaaattagttgaaagaatcctttttattttctgtaaaCATGAAAAAGTCCTCAGAACACATGAAACACAAGTACACCAACTTTACTTTAATCCCAAAACCACAAGAAAGTTGAAAGCatcctaaaataaataaacaactaAAAGAATGAATTTAATAATAGTTTGTCTAGTACCCTAAAAGATGGGTTAGCCATGTGGGTGCAGAAGAAAATCAAGTAGCCcatgaaacaaaaagttaaaaaaagataaataataaaaacagatcgtaacaaaaattatgaaaatctgGGAATAGCCATTGTTGAAGACAACAGCTGTCAAATGGGGAAGATATATCAGTATTATACTCCTATGTAGATAGATATGAAACAATACATATAGAGAGAGACAGAAAGAAAGACATGGGAGATGCTAAGGAAGAAGGGAACCAAACAGAGATCACAACAGGAGacaaatcattttaatttcCACTCTCTTCAAAACATAATGGGCATTGCCCTAAATTTTCAGTTTCAGTTATCGatcataattatttttcttcttatcAATGTGAAACTTTTACTATATTTTCATGTTCATTTTAAGTCTGCTGTCTCTTTCATTTAATTTCcgtatttttcttcttctgatatttgatttgattcaatCTAGTATTCTTAAAAGGCTCGCCCTATTACCTTGACCCCTATACTTGTTCATGAATACCAAGAAACAGTATCTTAGTACTATAACAGTTaactaaagaaataaaaaagaaaatcatgccAAAAATAATACAGTACTAAACCACAAACAAAATGATATTATCACAAATACAACATTACAAACCCAATtcaaaaagatttccaaaatgGACCATTAAACAAAAAGGGAAACCCCTAAACAGATTTAACACACAATAAGGATGATAATCAAAAGATAAACCAAGAAGAAGATTGACAGTTGGGTGATgaataaagcaaaaaaaaaaaacaaataaagaaaaagatgcAAATGGGTAATAGGCATCATCAGTTCTTGCCGTTGCCCTTGTGGTCTGAGTTTCTGCGTCCATTCTCATAGTAAAGCTGAAACTGGCGATTGTTGTTGTGATGATGCAGGTGGTGATTCTCTGCAGGCAGTGCACCGGTACCGAACAAGAACTGTGGACCTCCACCACCTTCTGATGATGGAAACCTCTGGAGATTAGCTAGAAAAGACTGATGCTGATGATTTGTTGAATTGGACTGAAGGGTCCCCCTGTTGAAACCACTGAACGCTCCGGCGGTGGAGGTTGTCGTCGACATGTTGAAGTCGAGATTGAAGCCGCTGGCTCCTGCCGGAGACATCAGTTGGTCGGGAACGAAGGAAAACTCTTGATGAGGTGATGACGAAGAGAAAGGGTGAGGAGAGTTTGTTTGGATCGGGAAATGGGTTTGACCCGACCCGAGAATCAAACCCGAGCTGAAATACTCCATAGGAGGAGGAGGCGACGAAGAAGAAGGAGCCATCCATTGCCGGTTTGCGTTAACCGGATCCGAACCGGAATTTAACAGATCGGTAAAcgaagtagtagtagtagtagtactGTGGTGGTCTCTCTCCTTGGTCTCTTTCGCTGTTCTCTCTCTAGCTCGTTCTCTAGCTTTATCCCTCAGCTCCGATCTCGAAAGAGACAGACCAGAAGAGTTCTTGCTCGTGTCCGAATTGCTACTACAAGCCGATTTAGACAACGAATTAGCAGCAACAGTTCCTGTCGGAATCTGATTGTCGTCGTCATTGTTCATCGGAAAATTCGTGTTGTTGAGCGAAGGGAGCTCGGAGATGGAATCTTCAGCAGCTTTGATTAGCCATTCGACGGCTTTGCTGGGCTGATCGAGACCTAACCGGTCTTGGAGATCGTAGAACTGAAGAGCGGTGGAGACTGATAACCGGACACGCCGGTCACGTGGGCCTTTGGAAGTCCAGACTTTGCTGTGTCGATCTTTGCCGCCGGAAGCTCTCGAAACCCTAATGATCCTTGAGGAGTTGTGATGCCACCGGCTTAaccggttgttgttgttgttgttgttatccaCGACGTCTCCATTGTTGTTGTTCTTCATCAGATCTCCGATCATTTCATCATCTCTAATAATCTCGTTCCTAAGCTTCTTCTCTATAAGCATTTAGggctttttttttggttcccctcaaaatttaaaaatctaaagggtttatttatttttgtgtgtgtgggTTTTCTTGGAATTTAAAGGAGTAAAAAGTTTGGGAATTTGAAGTTTTACCCACTGTACTGTGTAAGCATTGATGATTAAAACCCTCAGAGGAAAAATcaaggaaaaataaataaaatgaattaaattagggtttttgataTTTCACCATCAAAGTCAGTAGATACAGCTTCGTTTAAGCTTGTCTGCAGCAGCTGTGTTTCAGCAGAGTCATCAAAATCACTGTCTGAAACAATCTCAGGCCTGCaataagaagatgaaataaaaccaaataaacaatCTCATCAGAAGAACAAATctctagatatatatatatatacactcgTATATGCTTATGTTATATCCTTATCTACATACTTTACTAAGAGATGACTTTCATTTATGTACTTATTTAAGATACATCAGTTATTCTGATTTGGAATTTATGATCTACA comes from Raphanus sativus cultivar WK10039 unplaced genomic scaffold, ASM80110v3 Scaffold0548, whole genome shotgun sequence and encodes:
- the LOC130502428 gene encoding uncharacterized protein LOC130502428 isoform X1, which gives rise to MDSVSVYEVYIYKKPKNLLWEMEQEEAERSTTTVAASTSEGSGLDPIARVRRLLFRQMLVGIEDGRFFLGSFHCIDKQGNILLQDAVEYRSVRRSSSPSPTEQRCLGMILIPASCRTSCHVDCSVEEQLSLIQLKE
- the LOC108835749 gene encoding transcription factor TCP2, encoding MLIEKKLRNEIIRDDEMIGDLMKNNNNGDVVDNNNNNNNRLSRWHHNSSRIIRVSRASGGKDRHSKVWTSKGPRDRRVRLSVSTALQFYDLQDRLGLDQPSKAVEWLIKAAEDSISELPSLNNTNFPMNNDDDNQIPTGTVAANSLSKSACSSNSDTSKNSSGLSLSRSELRDKARERARERTAKETKERDHHSTTTTTTSFTDLLNSGSDPVNANRQWMAPSSSSPPPPMEYFSSGLILGSGQTHFPIQTNSPHPFSSSSPHQEFSFVPDQLMSPAGASGFNLDFNMSTTTSTAGAFSGFNRGTLQSNSTNHQHQSFLANLQRFPSSEGGGGPQFLFGTGALPAENHHLHHHNNNRQFQLYYENGRRNSDHKGNGKN
- the LOC130502428 gene encoding uncharacterized protein LOC130502428 isoform X2 → MEQEEAERSTTTVAASTSEGSGLDPIARVRRLLFRQMLVGIEDGRFFLGSFHCIDKQGNILLQDAVEYRSVRRSSSPSPTEQRCLGMILIPASCRTSCHVDCSVEEQLSLIQLKE